One genomic window of Saprospiraceae bacterium includes the following:
- a CDS encoding zinc-dependent metalloprotease — translation MGILISADDLFLSEKLDPVKPFLPPGFPPGLILNLGSINKDKSFYEKLRSFPGNTDIVVNLAYENSTPQNFGGLDITDARYISVKMQHSFVQLPKNNFKARFAHPQVGYFTQEMENMTTTENPRYHDIITRWHLEKKDPKAALSEPIEPIVFWVENTTPVELRQTIMDAGHQWNAAFEKAGFKNAVVMKMMPDDANWDPADIRYNVIRWVSSDLGFAIGPSFINPRTGQILGADITIDYSFLRGLATETDLFERMHKYINYRADQAEQMEQDAIHHDHRLCMAGKGLQMQQSFGTAVLETLDATEEEKKNLLHQFMTELVMHEMGHTLGLSHNMKSSHMLSPKELKDKNITGSLGVIGSVMDYSVVNVALNKAEQAHYFTTKAGPYDHWAIEYGYKPFSAADEAEGLKKIISRSTDPKLIFGNDADITRPGRGIDPRVMVWDMSNDMVTYAEERYELINKSMMGLKNKFTNPDKTYENLNVKYYALINQRYDMSGAVANYIGGIYLDRSLPGQNSGALPYTPVDEKYQRKAMDLLARRIFAPDAFDAEKSLYNYLQRQRRGFQFFFGSEDPKLDVHILGLQAYSLITMLNANTLRRINNTAQYGNTYDVHEVLMDLETAIFNADWDKSVNSHRKNLQNFYVSQLLGIMENKMSMYGTDTKAAVFSSLARLVKKLKSNKGSDEATKAHRAYLHYQINKGMRSSK, via the coding sequence TTGGGAATATTAATTAGTGCCGATGATTTATTCCTCAGCGAAAAACTAGACCCGGTAAAACCCTTTTTACCTCCGGGTTTTCCTCCGGGGCTCATCCTTAATTTGGGTTCTATCAATAAGGACAAATCCTTTTACGAAAAACTCAGAAGTTTTCCAGGAAACACGGATATCGTGGTCAATCTTGCCTACGAAAATTCTACTCCGCAAAATTTTGGTGGACTCGACATTACAGATGCGAGGTATATATCAGTGAAGATGCAACATAGTTTTGTGCAGTTGCCGAAAAATAATTTTAAAGCAAGGTTTGCACACCCACAGGTGGGATATTTTACGCAAGAGATGGAGAATATGACTACCACTGAAAATCCCCGCTATCACGACATTATCACGCGTTGGCATTTGGAAAAGAAAGATCCAAAAGCGGCACTAAGCGAACCTATAGAGCCTATTGTATTTTGGGTAGAAAATACGACGCCTGTCGAGCTTCGCCAAACCATTATGGATGCCGGTCACCAATGGAATGCTGCTTTCGAAAAGGCGGGTTTTAAAAATGCAGTTGTTATGAAAATGATGCCGGATGATGCAAATTGGGATCCTGCAGACATTCGCTATAATGTGATTCGCTGGGTTTCATCTGATTTGGGATTTGCCATTGGCCCCAGTTTTATCAATCCGCGCACTGGACAAATATTAGGTGCTGATATCACGATTGATTATAGTTTCCTCCGCGGTTTAGCTACAGAAACTGATTTGTTTGAAAGAATGCATAAATACATCAACTACAGAGCGGATCAAGCGGAGCAAATGGAACAGGATGCTATTCATCATGATCATAGACTGTGTATGGCCGGAAAAGGTTTGCAAATGCAGCAATCTTTCGGAACTGCAGTACTAGAAACGCTGGACGCAACAGAAGAAGAAAAGAAAAATTTATTACATCAGTTCATGACGGAATTGGTGATGCATGAGATGGGTCATACTTTAGGACTTAGCCATAATATGAAATCAAGTCATATGTTGAGTCCAAAAGAATTGAAAGATAAAAATATAACCGGATCATTAGGCGTCATTGGTTCTGTAATGGATTACAGCGTTGTAAATGTGGCCTTAAATAAAGCAGAACAGGCGCATTATTTTACAACCAAGGCCGGTCCTTATGATCATTGGGCCATCGAATACGGATATAAACCTTTTAGTGCTGCTGATGAAGCAGAAGGATTGAAAAAAATTATTTCCAGAAGCACTGACCCAAAACTTATTTTTGGAAATGATGCTGATATCACCCGGCCAGGTAGAGGTATAGATCCGCGCGTGATGGTGTGGGATATGAGTAATGATATGGTAACATATGCAGAAGAACGATATGAGCTTATCAATAAATCCATGATGGGGCTCAAAAATAAATTTACGAATCCGGATAAAACATATGAGAACCTAAACGTCAAATATTATGCGCTGATCAATCAGCGTTATGATATGTCGGGAGCTGTTGCCAACTACATTGGTGGCATTTATTTGGATCGGAGTTTGCCCGGACAGAATTCAGGAGCTTTACCATATACTCCGGTAGATGAAAAATATCAGCGCAAGGCTATGGATCTTTTGGCCAGGCGAATATTTGCTCCTGATGCATTTGATGCTGAAAAATCATTGTATAATTATCTGCAAAGACAAAGAAGAGGATTTCAATTCTTTTTTGGATCTGAAGATCCAAAGCTTGATGTACATATTTTAGGCTTACAAGCCTATTCATTGATTACAATGCTCAATGCAAATACTTTGAGGAGAATCAACAATACGGCACAATACGGAAATACTTATGATGTACATGAGGTATTGATGGATCTTGAAACAGCCATATTTAATGCCGACTGGGATAAAAGTGTGAACAGTCATCGCAAAAATTTGCAGAATTTTTATGTGTCACAATTGCTTGGTATCATGGAGAACAAAATGTCTATGTATGGTACGGACACCAAAGCTGCTGTGTTTTCATCATTGGCCCGATTGGTTAAAAAATTAAAATCCAATAAAGGCTCTGATGAAGCAACGAAGGCGCATCGCGCTTATTTGCATTATCAGATCAATAAAGGAATGCGTTCAAGCAAATAA